In Vreelandella piezotolerans, one genomic interval encodes:
- the hydA gene encoding dihydropyrimidinase translates to MSLLIKGGTVVTHADTYRADVLCVDGKIHAVGTDLEVPEGCEIVDASHQLVMPGGIDPHTHMQMPFMGAVASEDFYTGTAAAMAGGTTTIIDFVIPSPGQSLLEAFETWQGWAEKAATDFAFHVAITWWDESVKEEMGTLVREHGVNSFKHFMAYKGAIMATDDILVESFSRCLELGAVPTVHAENGELVYHMQQKLLAQGITGPEAHPLSRPPQVEGEAASRAIRIASTLGAPVYLVHVSTKDAVDEIAYARQQGHPVFGECLAGHLVIDDSVYQHPDWATAAAHVMSPPFRPKGHQEALWHGLQSGNLQTTATDHCCFCEEQKAAGKDDFTKIPNGTAGVEDRLAVIWDEGVNSGKLSPQEFVAVTSTNTAKIFNLYPRKGAIQVGADADLVVWDPNGTRTISAKTHHQNVDFNIFEGKTVRGIARHTISQGKWTWRDGELYAERGAGRYLERPAYPGVFELLAKRAELNAPMAVTR, encoded by the coding sequence ATGAGCTTATTGATCAAGGGCGGCACGGTGGTCACCCACGCTGACACTTACCGCGCCGATGTGCTGTGTGTCGACGGCAAAATCCACGCCGTTGGCACCGACCTGGAGGTGCCGGAAGGCTGCGAGATCGTCGATGCCAGCCACCAATTGGTGATGCCTGGCGGCATCGACCCCCATACCCACATGCAGATGCCCTTCATGGGCGCGGTGGCCAGCGAAGACTTCTACACCGGCACCGCCGCCGCCATGGCGGGCGGCACCACCACGATCATCGACTTCGTGATTCCCAGCCCCGGCCAGTCGCTGCTGGAAGCCTTCGAAACCTGGCAGGGCTGGGCGGAGAAAGCCGCCACTGACTTCGCCTTTCACGTGGCGATCACCTGGTGGGATGAGAGCGTCAAAGAGGAGATGGGCACCCTGGTACGCGAGCACGGGGTCAACAGCTTCAAGCACTTCATGGCCTACAAGGGCGCGATCATGGCCACCGATGACATTCTGGTGGAGAGCTTTTCCCGCTGCCTGGAGCTGGGAGCGGTGCCCACCGTACATGCTGAAAACGGCGAGCTGGTCTACCACATGCAGCAGAAACTGCTGGCCCAAGGCATCACCGGCCCGGAAGCCCACCCGCTTTCTCGCCCACCGCAGGTGGAAGGCGAAGCCGCCAGCCGTGCCATTCGTATTGCCTCCACCCTGGGCGCACCGGTCTACCTGGTGCATGTCTCCACCAAAGACGCGGTGGATGAAATCGCCTACGCCCGCCAGCAGGGCCACCCGGTGTTTGGCGAGTGCCTGGCGGGCCATCTGGTGATCGATGACAGCGTTTACCAGCACCCGGACTGGGCCACTGCCGCCGCCCATGTGATGAGCCCGCCATTCCGGCCCAAGGGCCACCAAGAAGCGCTCTGGCACGGCCTGCAATCTGGCAACCTGCAAACCACCGCCACCGACCACTGCTGTTTCTGCGAAGAGCAGAAGGCCGCTGGTAAAGATGACTTCACCAAGATCCCCAACGGCACCGCGGGTGTGGAAGACCGCCTAGCGGTTATCTGGGACGAAGGGGTGAATAGCGGCAAGCTTTCGCCCCAGGAGTTCGTAGCGGTCACCTCCACCAACACCGCCAAGATCTTCAACCTCTACCCGCGCAAAGGGGCGATCCAGGTGGGTGCCGATGCCGACCTCGTGGTCTGGGACCCCAACGGCACCCGCACGATTTCAGCCAAGACCCATCATCAGAACGTCGATTTCAATATCTTCGAGGGCAAGACGGTACGCGGCATTGCCCGCCATACCATCAGCCAGGGCAAGTGGACATGGCGCGACGGGGAGCTGTACGCCGAGCGCGGTGCGGGGCGCTATTTAGAACGTCCCGCCTACCCCGGTGTGTTTGAACTACTCGCCAAACGTGCCGAGCTAAACGCACCCATGGCGGTAACGCGCTAA
- a CDS encoding NAD(P)-dependent oxidoreductase encodes MTHSLDHLPNAKEVGTYDPATLASNFSDLHPPLTPRQAIIESQRCLYCYDAPCVEACPSDIDIPSFIRQISDNNINGAAETILEANILGGSCARVCPTEILCERSCVRNHDAECQPVLIGLLQRHATDHMQFDSHPFKRAASTGRHVAVVGAGPAGLSCAHRLAMLGHQVTIFEAEQKPGGLNEYGIARYKMTDDFARKEVEFLLGIAGIDLQYGQRLGDNLTLDTLRQQYDSVFLGLGLGASRTLGLTGEDAPGLMPAVDYIKPLRQTDDLGSLAVAKRCIVIGAGNTAIDMATQMARLGAKEVTLVYRRGTEAMSATDHEQEIAKANGVRMVTWAQPDEILLDAQGRVAGMRFANTTEQQGRLSTTGETFEIAADAIFTAIGQGFAGDSLRDATAAELARDGERIHVDEMFQTSLPNVYAGGDCVKPGQDLTVQAVQHGKLAAHAIHQALAAQQEAA; translated from the coding sequence GTGACCCATTCACTTGATCATCTGCCCAACGCAAAAGAGGTCGGCACCTACGACCCAGCAACGCTGGCAAGCAACTTCAGCGATCTTCATCCGCCGCTGACGCCGCGCCAGGCCATCATCGAAAGCCAGCGCTGTCTCTACTGCTACGACGCCCCCTGCGTCGAGGCCTGCCCGTCGGACATCGACATTCCCAGCTTCATCCGTCAGATCAGTGACAACAACATCAATGGCGCAGCAGAAACCATTCTGGAAGCCAATATCCTCGGTGGCAGCTGCGCCCGGGTGTGCCCTACGGAAATCCTCTGCGAGCGCAGCTGCGTGCGTAACCACGACGCCGAGTGCCAGCCGGTGCTGATCGGTTTGCTCCAGCGCCACGCCACCGACCATATGCAGTTCGATAGCCACCCCTTCAAGCGGGCCGCCAGCACTGGCCGCCATGTTGCCGTGGTGGGCGCGGGGCCAGCGGGGCTCTCCTGCGCCCATCGCTTGGCCATGCTGGGCCATCAGGTAACGATCTTCGAGGCCGAGCAAAAGCCTGGCGGGCTCAACGAGTACGGCATTGCCCGCTACAAGATGACCGACGATTTTGCCCGCAAGGAAGTCGAGTTTCTGCTGGGGATTGCCGGCATTGACCTCCAGTACGGCCAACGCCTGGGCGACAACCTCACTCTCGACACCCTGCGCCAACAGTACGACAGCGTATTCCTGGGATTAGGGCTGGGCGCCAGCCGTACGCTAGGGCTGACCGGCGAAGATGCACCGGGCCTGATGCCCGCCGTGGACTACATCAAACCCCTGCGCCAAACCGATGACCTGGGCAGCCTGGCCGTAGCCAAGCGCTGTATCGTGATTGGCGCAGGCAATACCGCCATCGATATGGCCACGCAAATGGCGCGTTTGGGGGCTAAAGAGGTCACCCTAGTGTATCGCCGTGGCACTGAGGCGATGTCTGCCACCGACCACGAACAGGAGATCGCCAAGGCCAACGGCGTGCGCATGGTGACCTGGGCCCAGCCGGACGAAATTCTGCTGGACGCCCAAGGGCGGGTGGCAGGCATGCGTTTTGCCAACACCACCGAGCAGCAGGGCCGCCTCTCCACCACGGGTGAGACCTTCGAGATCGCGGCGGATGCCATTTTCACCGCCATCGGCCAGGGCTTTGCGGGCGACAGCCTACGCGATGCCACCGCCGCCGAACTGGCCCGGGATGGCGAGCGCATCCACGTGGATGAAATGTTCCAAACCTCACTGCCCAACGTGTATGCCGGTGGCGACTGCGTAAAACCCGGCCAGGACCTCACCGTACAAGCCGTGCAGCACGGCAAGCTGGCCGCCCACGCCATTCATCAAGCGCTCGCCGCCCAGCAGGAGGCCGCATGA
- the preA gene encoding NAD-dependent dihydropyrimidine dehydrogenase subunit PreA: MNTTPFNTLSFPGKKNSGDSVVNGVDLSVNFAGIKAPNPFWLASAPPTDKAYNVVRAYEAGWGGVVWKTLGEEPPAVNVSSRYSAHYGKNREVIGFNNIELITDRSLEINLQEITQVKKDWPDRALIVSIMVPCNEEAWAYILPRVEATGADGIELNLGCPHGMPERGMGAAVGQNPDLIEKVTYWCKKHYSKPVIVKLTPNITDIRVGAQAALRGGADAVSLINTINSITSIDLDNMVAKPTVGHQSTHGGYCGSAVKPIALNMVAEIARDPATPTLPISGIGGISTWRDAAEFIALGAGSVQVCTAAMLNGFRIVEEMKDGLSRWMAEKGYDSTEAFSRKAVPQTTDWKHLDINFKTIAHIDQDLCIECGRCYIACEDTSHQSIAKLTEQDGARRYEVIEDECVGCNLCQITCPVESCITMVPQETGKPFLAWDDDPRNPFRVAS, translated from the coding sequence ATGAATACCACACCTTTCAACACCCTCTCTTTTCCAGGCAAGAAAAACAGCGGCGACAGCGTGGTGAACGGCGTCGACCTATCGGTGAACTTTGCTGGCATCAAAGCTCCCAATCCCTTCTGGCTGGCATCGGCCCCGCCCACCGACAAAGCCTACAACGTGGTGCGCGCCTATGAGGCGGGCTGGGGCGGCGTGGTATGGAAAACCCTCGGTGAAGAGCCGCCTGCCGTGAATGTCTCCTCCCGCTACTCGGCCCATTACGGCAAAAACCGCGAGGTGATCGGCTTCAACAATATCGAACTGATTACCGACCGTTCGCTGGAGATCAACCTTCAAGAGATCACCCAGGTGAAGAAGGATTGGCCGGACCGTGCGCTGATCGTCTCCATCATGGTGCCCTGCAACGAGGAAGCCTGGGCGTATATCCTGCCGCGGGTGGAAGCGACCGGCGCGGACGGCATCGAGCTCAACCTGGGCTGCCCCCATGGCATGCCGGAACGCGGCATGGGCGCGGCGGTGGGCCAAAACCCGGATTTGATCGAAAAAGTCACCTACTGGTGTAAAAAGCACTACTCCAAGCCGGTCATCGTCAAGCTCACCCCCAACATCACTGATATTCGCGTGGGCGCCCAGGCGGCGCTGCGGGGCGGGGCCGATGCGGTCTCGTTGATCAACACCATCAACTCCATTACCAGCATCGACCTGGACAACATGGTCGCCAAACCCACCGTGGGCCACCAGAGCACCCACGGCGGCTACTGCGGCAGCGCGGTGAAACCTATCGCCCTGAACATGGTGGCGGAAATTGCCCGTGACCCGGCCACGCCCACGCTGCCCATTTCCGGTATTGGCGGGATTTCCACCTGGCGGGATGCCGCGGAATTCATCGCACTCGGCGCGGGCAGCGTGCAGGTATGTACCGCGGCAATGCTCAACGGTTTTAGAATCGTGGAGGAAATGAAAGACGGCCTCTCCCGCTGGATGGCGGAAAAAGGCTACGACTCCACCGAGGCGTTTTCCCGCAAGGCGGTGCCGCAAACCACCGACTGGAAGCACCTGGACATCAACTTCAAGACCATCGCCCATATCGACCAGGACCTGTGCATCGAGTGTGGCCGCTGCTATATCGCCTGCGAGGACACCTCCCACCAGTCGATTGCCAAGCTCACCGAGCAGGACGGCGCGCGCCGCTACGAGGTCATTGAAGACGAGTGCGTGGGCTGCAACCTGTGCCAAATCACCTGCCCGGTGGAGAGCTGCATCACCATGGTGCCTCAGGAAACCGGCAAACCCTTCCTCGCCTGGGACGACGACCCGCGCAACCCCTTCCGCGTCGCCTCTTAG
- a CDS encoding ABC transporter substrate-binding protein, translated as MTVKAIAATLLLASVSAAASADQRIATFDLGSLDTLDALGAHEQVVGVPKTSLPSYLDQYAADAYNDIGGLRSPEMEALQHTDPTLILYTGRQAEWEAELGEIAPLLNTSLTGDDYLTAFDANVRELARQVGEENNAEEALATLHTEIEQQREALSDAPTTLVVTHNGGNLMLNQHPVVHDVLGIATLNMPESVTPEVHGERTFTPLSAEAIAEIAPEVVLVIDRSAAIGNEPADADQLRTLLAEAGAEPRLVMLTPALWYLSGGGLQSLALQIDEVTSALATQL; from the coding sequence ATGACAGTAAAAGCCATCGCTGCCACATTGCTGCTGGCCAGCGTCAGCGCCGCCGCGAGCGCGGACCAGCGCATTGCCACGTTTGATCTAGGCAGCTTGGATACGCTGGACGCCCTAGGGGCGCACGAGCAGGTCGTAGGCGTGCCGAAAACGAGTTTGCCCAGCTATCTCGACCAGTACGCTGCCGACGCTTATAACGACATTGGCGGCCTGCGCTCGCCGGAGATGGAGGCACTGCAACACACCGATCCGACCCTGATTCTTTACACCGGTCGTCAAGCCGAGTGGGAAGCGGAATTGGGCGAGATTGCTCCGCTGCTCAATACCAGCCTGACGGGCGATGATTACCTGACCGCCTTCGATGCCAACGTGCGCGAACTCGCTCGTCAGGTAGGCGAAGAAAATAACGCGGAAGAGGCGCTCGCCACGCTGCATACCGAGATCGAGCAGCAAAGAGAAGCGTTGAGCGACGCGCCGACAACGCTGGTCGTCACCCATAATGGCGGTAACCTGATGCTCAATCAGCACCCGGTGGTCCATGACGTATTGGGCATTGCAACACTGAATATGCCCGAGAGTGTCACCCCCGAGGTACACGGCGAACGCACTTTTACACCGCTTTCCGCTGAAGCGATTGCCGAGATAGCTCCTGAGGTAGTGCTCGTGATCGACCGCAGCGCAGCCATTGGCAATGAACCTGCTGACGCGGACCAGCTGCGCACTTTACTGGCGGAAGCTGGCGCCGAGCCTAGACTCGTGATGCTCACACCGGCCCTTTGGTACCTATCAGGCGGTGGCTTACAAAGCCTGGCGCTGCAAATTGACGAAGTCACTAGCGCGCTAGCAACACAGCTTTAA
- a CDS encoding LysR family transcriptional regulator: protein MQPSIRQLKAFVAIAEFGSFVEASERLHMSQPALSIAIRKLEECVGGVLFNRSPRGVQLTPEGKFFLPTARRLISDWDDALGDLGELFNKQRGKVTLAALPTLAAGFLPTVLADYRHRFPNIAISVHDVLASQVDDLVSDHRADIGLSVQPLRVEATHFEPLVEDYFVAVCPVGHPLLAMDTVPWEALLRYPIIGVSRLSSTRAAIESVLEQTRLEMDLMCEVSQIGTAGRMVAAGLGVAALPSFSFRQISAEGIGWRPLIEPYVPRSLGIITPVRGSPSAAATAMLESIRAHAGQLGGTAAYEPPRPPEGDRDPS from the coding sequence ATGCAGCCTTCCATTCGTCAGCTAAAAGCCTTCGTGGCGATTGCTGAGTTCGGCAGCTTCGTCGAAGCATCGGAGCGGCTGCACATGTCGCAGCCAGCCTTGAGTATTGCCATTCGCAAACTAGAAGAGTGTGTGGGAGGCGTGCTGTTCAACCGTTCCCCTCGCGGCGTGCAGCTCACCCCAGAAGGCAAGTTCTTTTTGCCAACGGCTAGGCGATTGATTAGCGATTGGGATGACGCGCTGGGTGATCTTGGAGAGCTATTCAATAAACAGAGAGGCAAAGTCACGCTGGCTGCGCTGCCAACGCTAGCGGCAGGATTCTTACCGACCGTGCTAGCCGATTATCGGCATCGATTTCCCAATATCGCGATCAGTGTTCACGATGTGCTGGCCTCCCAGGTAGATGACCTGGTAAGTGATCACCGGGCAGACATTGGACTGTCGGTACAGCCGCTTCGTGTAGAGGCAACGCATTTCGAGCCGCTCGTTGAAGACTATTTCGTCGCGGTTTGCCCCGTGGGGCATCCCTTGTTAGCGATGGACACCGTGCCTTGGGAGGCGCTGCTGCGTTATCCCATTATCGGCGTGAGCCGCCTATCGAGCACGCGTGCTGCAATTGAGAGCGTCTTAGAACAGACACGCCTTGAGATGGACTTGATGTGTGAAGTCAGTCAGATTGGCACCGCTGGACGGATGGTGGCGGCGGGATTAGGAGTGGCAGCGCTTCCTTCATTCAGCTTCCGACAGATATCTGCAGAGGGCATCGGCTGGCGTCCTTTGATCGAACCGTACGTACCCCGCTCTTTGGGGATCATTACACCGGTCAGAGGCTCCCCGTCTGCCGCAGCAACCGCCATGCTGGAAAGCATAAGAGCTCATGCAGGGCAGCTAGGCGGCACCGCCGCTTATGAGCCACCACGGCCGCCCGAAGGCGACCGTGACCCGTCTTAG
- a CDS encoding TAXI family TRAP transporter solute-binding subunit: MYSLKTPLLTAILSAGLIAGTAAHAEEQLLIGSTSTSSSQYGYFVAVGQIINQHVDGVRTSVVETGATVDNLRRILRNQIDMGLVTTNVGYHAYAGEGEFEGRPVDNRLLWVYSQAPQNVVMREDSGVTSMAELDGVRLNPGITGSATEATTIAVMETLGLTPEYVRGSTTDVVAGVKDNRMAGYVKSGVGEKLDGSSMDIATFTPIQVLSLSDEQAETLNAQMPDISVVNIPEGAAEGMPAYTTWSFGLAMHASPELDEETAYQIVKAVMENPDPQVSALANLAEVDIAELTLSSGTVPFHPGAARYFEEQGYDIPDRLMPSE, translated from the coding sequence ATGTACTCACTCAAAACGCCGCTCTTAACTGCCATTCTCAGCGCTGGCTTGATTGCAGGCACCGCCGCCCACGCCGAAGAGCAGCTCTTGATTGGCTCGACCTCCACATCGTCTAGCCAATACGGCTATTTCGTCGCCGTTGGACAAATTATCAATCAGCATGTCGATGGTGTGCGCACCTCTGTCGTAGAAACCGGTGCCACCGTGGACAACTTGCGGCGCATTTTAAGAAACCAAATCGATATGGGGCTCGTTACCACCAACGTGGGCTATCACGCCTATGCAGGCGAGGGTGAGTTTGAAGGTCGCCCCGTGGATAACCGTCTTCTTTGGGTTTACTCCCAAGCACCACAAAATGTCGTGATGCGCGAAGATTCCGGCGTTACCAGCATGGCAGAACTAGACGGCGTGCGCCTGAATCCGGGGATTACCGGCTCTGCCACCGAGGCCACGACCATTGCCGTGATGGAGACGCTGGGGCTTACCCCAGAGTATGTGCGCGGTTCTACGACGGATGTGGTCGCCGGTGTCAAAGACAACCGTATGGCGGGATACGTCAAATCTGGCGTGGGCGAAAAGCTGGACGGGTCCTCCATGGACATTGCGACGTTCACGCCGATCCAAGTGCTGTCCCTCAGCGATGAACAGGCTGAAACGCTGAATGCACAGATGCCTGATATTTCCGTGGTCAATATTCCTGAGGGAGCGGCCGAGGGCATGCCCGCTTACACGACGTGGAGCTTTGGCTTAGCGATGCATGCAAGTCCCGAGCTTGACGAAGAAACGGCCTACCAAATCGTTAAAGCCGTGATGGAAAATCCCGACCCGCAAGTCAGTGCACTCGCTAATCTCGCCGAGGTCGACATCGCCGAACTCACTCTCAGCAGCGGAACGGTGCCCTTTCACCCGGGTGCCGCGCGCTATTTCGAAGAGCAGGGATACGACATTCCTGACCGTCTGATGCCGTCAGAATAA
- a CDS encoding TRAP transporter permease, giving the protein MRNKLLMLVALLLGGFIFYTSATGPFESLVHRSLFLALVIGLGLLTYPLGAGKSWRPLGIAIDGLLALGAITACLFITFNANRILTTLPWATPQDMALTAILVVSILEVARRAIGWVFPLLVTIGIAYALLGDRLSGPLSHRGFDASFVTETLFLGDLGVWGMLLGVAATTIAAFVLFGSLLLHTGGGQTFIDLSMRIGGRSQGGAAKIATVASSLFAMVSGSAVANVATTGNFTIPMMKRLKYPPAFAGGVEAVASTGGQIAPPILGAAAFIMAEILGVSYVTIALAAVLPALLFYVAVFFTLHLVAVRKALPLVPESELPAWPDVLQLRRLTPIVAALGGLFGGVLNGYSIQFAAFLGITLLLVSYLFFALLDRTPPRQIARSLVTGLEDAGKGMVIIGVLLAGAQILVAMLNLTGIGVTLSTLVVSVAGEQVFLVALIVAVICLIMGMGIPTTAAYVLVAAVLAPALTRIGIEPLVAHLFVFYFATISVITPPVCIAVFVAAGIAKAGWLQVAGQAIRLGATTYIIPFLILAYPALIGLGDAWDITLAAARAMAFVLAFAGILGGARFFGHRWLDSALLAITGLLALVPNSALGLLGIAGLTGLYLWAWQSSRRIALQGAEL; this is encoded by the coding sequence ATGCGCAATAAGCTGCTCATGCTGGTCGCCCTGTTGTTGGGCGGCTTCATCTTCTATACCTCAGCAACCGGGCCTTTTGAAAGCTTGGTTCATCGCAGTCTCTTTCTTGCGCTGGTCATCGGGCTGGGGCTACTCACCTATCCACTGGGCGCTGGAAAATCCTGGCGCCCCTTAGGGATAGCGATCGATGGGTTATTAGCCCTGGGCGCCATCACCGCCTGCCTGTTCATTACCTTCAACGCTAACCGCATTCTGACCACGCTTCCCTGGGCAACCCCCCAAGATATGGCACTCACGGCCATTTTGGTGGTGTCCATTTTGGAAGTTGCTCGACGGGCGATTGGGTGGGTCTTTCCGCTGTTAGTCACTATCGGCATCGCTTATGCCCTACTGGGTGACCGACTCTCAGGACCGCTTAGCCACCGGGGTTTTGATGCTAGCTTCGTGACGGAAACGCTGTTTCTCGGGGATTTAGGCGTATGGGGGATGTTGCTAGGCGTCGCAGCCACGACCATTGCCGCGTTTGTGCTTTTTGGTAGCCTTTTGCTTCATACGGGGGGAGGTCAAACGTTCATTGACCTTTCAATGCGCATCGGTGGGCGTAGCCAAGGGGGCGCCGCCAAAATTGCGACCGTGGCCTCCAGCCTATTCGCGATGGTCAGCGGCAGTGCAGTAGCGAACGTGGCTACCACCGGCAACTTCACCATTCCGATGATGAAGCGGCTCAAATATCCTCCGGCCTTTGCTGGCGGCGTAGAGGCCGTGGCATCCACAGGGGGCCAAATCGCACCGCCTATTCTCGGGGCAGCGGCATTCATCATGGCAGAGATACTGGGGGTCAGCTACGTCACCATTGCCCTCGCTGCCGTATTACCTGCGCTGCTTTTCTATGTCGCAGTATTCTTTACGCTCCACTTGGTAGCGGTACGCAAAGCCCTCCCCTTGGTACCGGAGAGCGAGCTTCCCGCTTGGCCCGATGTACTTCAATTGAGACGATTAACCCCCATTGTTGCCGCGCTGGGTGGCTTATTTGGGGGTGTTCTAAACGGCTACTCCATCCAATTCGCCGCTTTTTTAGGCATTACACTGCTGCTGGTCAGCTATCTTTTCTTTGCGTTGCTAGACCGAACACCGCCCCGTCAAATAGCCCGTTCGCTTGTGACCGGCTTGGAAGATGCGGGTAAGGGCATGGTGATCATCGGGGTGTTACTCGCTGGCGCACAGATTTTGGTCGCCATGCTCAACCTAACGGGCATTGGTGTCACGCTGTCGACGCTCGTGGTCAGCGTTGCGGGTGAACAGGTTTTCCTAGTGGCCCTGATCGTCGCCGTCATCTGTCTCATTATGGGCATGGGCATTCCGACTACGGCGGCCTACGTGTTGGTGGCTGCCGTGTTGGCGCCAGCGCTAACGCGCATCGGTATCGAACCGTTAGTCGCCCATCTGTTCGTTTTCTATTTCGCGACGATATCGGTCATCACGCCACCGGTCTGTATTGCGGTGTTCGTTGCCGCTGGCATTGCTAAGGCGGGCTGGCTGCAGGTCGCTGGCCAAGCCATCCGCTTGGGGGCGACCACTTACATTATCCCCTTCTTGATTTTGGCGTACCCGGCGCTTATCGGTTTAGGCGATGCCTGGGACATTACCCTAGCCGCTGCGCGTGCCATGGCCTTTGTCTTGGCTTTTGCCGGCATATTAGGGGGCGCTCGTTTCTTCGGTCACCGCTGGCTGGATAGTGCGCTGCTGGCCATCACAGGACTATTAGCGCTGGTACCCAATAGTGCGCTTGGGTTACTCGGCATCGCGGGCCTGACAGGGCTCTATCTATGGGCTTGGCAATCCTCTCGACGTATTGCACTTCAAGGAGCGGAGCTATGA
- a CDS encoding 3-hydroxyacyl-CoA dehydrogenase NAD-binding domain-containing protein produces the protein MSHREVNMTTIAVIGCGTIGVSWAAYFLSRGLLVTAFDPDTNARAYFAQRVAEDMRTLGVDPITPVVSPTLEEALQGAELVVENAPESIALKQQVLADIQLIAPSQALVVSSTSSLKHSDITEGTPAPERIIIAHPFNPPHLVPLVELYGPDSERVQRLADFYHSIGKQPVVLRKEMVGHIANRLSSALWREALYLLQEGVASVEDIDLAVTAGPGLRWAIQGPFLTYHLGGGQGGIRHYLEHLGPSQEYRWASLGQPTMSDELYEQVIQGVELATHGHSLPDLFSERDRQLTAIQHALANGKQEKSL, from the coding sequence ATGAGTCATCGAGAAGTGAACATGACGACGATCGCCGTGATTGGCTGTGGCACGATCGGCGTCAGTTGGGCCGCCTACTTTCTTTCCCGCGGTTTACTCGTCACGGCTTTCGACCCGGATACCAACGCCCGTGCCTACTTTGCTCAGCGCGTCGCTGAGGATATGCGTACGCTTGGCGTCGATCCTATCACGCCAGTGGTATCGCCCACCCTGGAAGAGGCGCTACAGGGGGCAGAACTGGTCGTCGAAAATGCGCCCGAGTCCATCGCGCTCAAGCAGCAGGTATTAGCCGATATTCAACTGATAGCGCCCTCGCAAGCGTTGGTGGTCAGCAGCACCTCCTCTCTAAAGCACTCTGATATCACTGAGGGGACGCCTGCACCTGAGCGCATCATTATCGCGCACCCCTTCAACCCCCCCCACTTAGTGCCACTGGTCGAACTCTACGGGCCAGATAGTGAACGGGTGCAGCGCTTGGCCGATTTTTATCACAGCATCGGCAAGCAGCCGGTGGTGCTGCGTAAAGAGATGGTCGGCCATATTGCGAACCGCCTCTCTTCAGCCTTGTGGCGAGAAGCGCTTTATCTGTTACAGGAGGGCGTGGCCAGCGTCGAAGACATCGATCTAGCGGTGACGGCAGGCCCAGGGTTGCGCTGGGCCATTCAAGGCCCATTCCTGACCTATCACCTAGGCGGTGGCCAAGGGGGCATTCGCCACTATCTGGAACATCTCGGCCCTAGCCAGGAGTATCGCTGGGCAAGCTTAGGGCAACCGACCATGAGCGACGAACTCTACGAGCAAGTCATCCAAGGAGTAGAGTTAGCCACGCATGGTCACTCACTGCCGGACCTCTTCTCTGAACGAGACCGTCAGTTAACGGCCATCCAGCATGCGCTAGCAAACGGCAAACAGGAGAAGTCCCTATGA
- a CDS encoding 3-keto-5-aminohexanoate cleavage protein: protein MIASPCLLMVAPNGARRVYQDHPAIPLTPEELARDAKECLAAGASAMHLHVREADGRHLLDAAAYQEALSAIQDAVGDQLLLQVTSEAGGRYSPSEQRRVIEALQPEYVSIAVREWFGDAYEVHASGELCRYLASRGTHIQYIVYSPEDIYHFNNLRDKGVVPHGSAFLLCVLGRYTDPPIADPGRLPGFLQALAAGDHWAVCAFGPTEGDCLALAAQQGGHARVGFENNLWRADGQLATHNAELVAETKARIEATGRRVMTAPEARHFLALTTNARTGVTL, encoded by the coding sequence ATGATCGCCTCACCTTGTTTGCTAATGGTTGCCCCCAACGGCGCACGGCGCGTCTATCAAGACCACCCTGCCATTCCATTGACCCCAGAAGAGCTCGCACGCGATGCGAAAGAGTGTCTAGCGGCGGGAGCCTCTGCCATGCATCTGCATGTGCGAGAGGCCGATGGCCGTCATTTACTCGATGCTGCGGCCTACCAAGAGGCGCTTAGCGCCATCCAAGATGCCGTTGGAGATCAATTACTCCTTCAGGTCACCAGCGAAGCCGGTGGACGTTATTCACCTTCAGAACAGCGACGTGTGATTGAGGCGTTACAGCCAGAGTACGTGTCTATCGCGGTGCGTGAATGGTTCGGCGATGCGTATGAAGTTCACGCCAGTGGCGAGCTGTGCCGTTACTTGGCAAGTCGTGGCACCCATATTCAATACATCGTTTACTCACCTGAAGATATTTATCATTTCAATAACTTAAGAGATAAAGGTGTAGTTCCCCACGGCTCGGCGTTTTTGCTCTGCGTGCTTGGACGCTATACAGACCCGCCCATTGCCGACCCTGGCCGTTTACCAGGTTTTTTACAAGCATTGGCGGCTGGCGACCATTGGGCGGTGTGTGCCTTTGGCCCCACCGAAGGTGATTGCTTAGCGCTAGCAGCCCAGCAAGGCGGCCATGCTCGAGTCGGCTTTGAAAACAATCTATGGCGGGCGGATGGCCAACTCGCCACCCACAATGCCGAGCTGGTCGCTGAGACCAAGGCGCGTATCGAAGCAACGGGGCGCCGAGTGATGACGGCACCCGAAGCACGCCACTTCCTTGCCTTGACTACCAATGCACGCACGGGGGTCACCTTATGA